CGCAGCTCGTTTTGGTTCACCAACGGAATTACTAATTATTCCTGACCACTACCTTTTGCGGATGCTATACAGTCGGGGTGTATCTCTGCAAGCTTTGGGCATACCTACTAATGATGGTTCTTCTGTAGAAACCGACCACCGCAAAATTTGGCAATTGTTCGCTGACCATTTTTATCTATTCCAGGCTACTCCCTCTGGGTTGTGGTTGAAAGAGGAACTAACTAACGTCTTTGGGGTGGATGAACCTTTAAATTCTCGTAACGCAAGATATATCTATGATTGTCTAGAAGGTTTGTTAGCTTTACCTGAGTTTTCCCCTCGTGCTTTATTCAAACGCTTTAACATCGAAGTGCTTTGTACTACCGATGCCGCCAGTGATAACCTAGAGAATCAGCGATCGCTCCACGAAGAAGGTTTTACTCAAATTAGACCAACTTTTCGTCCCGATGCAGTGGTTAATCTGGATGCTCCTGGTTGGCGCGAAAATCTTAGCAAGTTAGAAAGCACTATCGGTAGAGAAATTAATACTTATGCCAATTTTGTGCAAGCTTTAGAAGAACGTCGAGCTTTCTTTAAAAGAATGGGCGCGACAGCTACCGATCAAGGTGCAGCTACACCTTATACCACACGCCTTTCTGAGCAAGAAGCTGAAGCTATCTTTGCAAGAGCATTAACCGGCAAGCTGAATCCAGGTGATGTGGAAAATTTTACCGGTCATATCTTCATGGAAATGGCGCGGATGAGTGTGGAAGATGGCTTGGTAATGCAAATGCATTGCGGTGTGATGCGTAACCATAACCCGGCTTTATTTGAGAGATTTGGAGCTGATAAAGGTGCTGATATTCCCGTAAAAATAGAATGGACTCAAAATCTGCGTCCGTTGTTATCAGCTTATGGTAATGATCCGCGCTTCCATCTAATTATTTTTGGTATGGATGAAAGCGCTTATAGCCGCGAGATGGCTCCGTTAGCTGGTCATTATCCTACTGTATTGCTTGGGCCGCCTTGGTGGTTTCATGACAGCGTAAATGGTATGGAGCGTTATTTCAATCAGGTAATGGAAACTGCGGGAATTTATAATACTGCCGGATTTAATGATGATACACGGGCTTTTGTTTCGATTCCGGCTCGTCATAATGTGTGGCGGCGGGTAGCTTGTAATTGGTTGGCTGGATTGGTTGCGCGGGGATTGGTTGAGGAGGAGGAAGGGTATGAGATGGCTCGTGCTTTGGCTTATGACCTCGCTAAGGTTGCTTATAAGTTTGAGGGGAATTGAGGGGGAGTTTAAACGCAGAGGGGAGGCAGCGCGTTGCGGGGGTTCCCCCCGTTGTAGCGACTGCCGTCGCGCGGAGGGAAGCGCAGAGGTACGCAGAGAATTTTACTAAGTGGGGGAATCATTTTGATTTTAAGTAAACTTTTTAGCTTGAAGGAGCGGGTAGCGGTAGTTACGGGTGGTTCTGGTGTGCTTGGTGGGGCTATGGCAAAGGGTTTGGCTCTGGCTGGAGCGCGAGTTGTAGTTTTGGGTCGTAATGAAGCACGGGCGGGGGCGATGGTGGCTGAGATTACTGCTAATGGTGGAGAAAGTATCGCTGTGGTGGCAGATGTTAGCGATCGCTCCCAATTAGAAATGGCTAGGGATGTTATTATACAGCGTTGGGGTGAAATAGACATCTTGGTAAACATGGCTGGTGGTAATATTCCGGCTGCCACAATTACTGCTGATGCGACTATTTTTGATATGCCACATACAGCCTTTGAGGAAGTAGTTAGCCTCAATTTAGTTGGGACTCTATTACCTTGTCAGGTTTTCGGTCAAGCAATGGTGGAAAGAAGTCAGCCCTACGGTTGCATTGTGAATATTTCTTCTATGTCTGCCATTCGGGTAATTAGTCGGGTGGTTGGCTACTCAGCTGCGAAAGCGGGGATAGATAACTTTACTCGCTGGTTAGCTGTAGAACTCGCCCAAAAGTATGGTGATGGAATGCGAGTAAATGCGATCGCACCAGGTTTTTTTATTGGCGAACAAAATCGAGATTTACTCCTAAATTCTGATGGTAGTTTAACCGTTCGCGGGCAAAAAATTATTGACCATACCCCCGCCGGACGTTTCGGAAAACCAGATGAATTACTCAGCACCTTGATTTGGTTATGTAGTGCTGGTTCTAGTTTTGTTAACGGGGTAGTTGTACCGGTAGATGGTGGATTTAGTATCTACAGTGGAGTTTAATCATGTATTCACTGGCTGTAAATAAGGGGACACTTTCAGATGAGCAAGTTTCTGGGCTAGTTCATCAAGCTTTGGCAGATCCTAAGTTAGATGGACAGCGCATCTTGGTGTTAATTCCAGATAGTACCCGCACTGCTCCCATCCCGCAAATGTTTCGATTGCTTTATCAGGAGTTGAATAAAAGAGTAGCGGCTTTGGATTTTTTAATTGCTCTGGGTACACATAATCCTATGAGTGAAGAACAGATTAATCACTTGGTAGGAGTGACACCAGAGGAACGAAAGACAACTTTTAGAAAAATTCACATATTTAACCACCTTTGGAATGAGCCAGATACCTTTATTTCTTGTGGAGTAATTTCGGCAGACGAGATAGCAGAAATTAGTTCTGGAATGCTGCATCAGTCAGTTGATGTGCGGATTAATAAGCTGGTAACAAAATACGATTTGATCGTGATTTGTGGCCCGGTTTTCCCCCATGAAGTTGTCGGTTTCTCTGGTGGAAATAAATATTTTTTTCCTGGGATTGGTGGTCAAGAAGTAATTAATCTCTCACACTGGTTAGGTGCTTTAATCACCTGTTATGAAATTATTGGTACGCTGGGAATAACACCAGTCCGGCGTTTGATTAACCGAGCAGCTAACCTGATTTCTACCCCAAAACTTTGTTTGGCGATGGTAGTCGCACCCAAAACAAATCAGTTAGCTGGACTTTATATAGATGAACCAGAATCAGCCTGGGAAGTCGCTTCAAAATTATCAGCTAAACTGCATATTAAATATGTAGATCGGCCTTTTAAACAAGTGCTTTCAGTCATGCCCCAAATGTATGATGACATTTGGACAGCAGCTAAAGGTATGTACAAGCTAGAGCCAGTAGTGGCCAATGGAGGGGAGGTAATTATATATGCTCCTCACATTACTGAGTTTAGCTATACACACGGCGAAATCTTATCCGAAATTGGCTATCATGTGCGGGATTACTTTCTCAAACAGTGGCATAAATTCCAAGACTATCCTGCTGGAGTGTTGGCCCATAGTACTCACTTAAAAGGAATGGGTACTTTTGATCCGATAAAAGGAGAACAAGCGCGGATTCGTGTTACTTTAGCTACTGGGATTTCTGCTGAACGCTGTGCTGCTCATAACTTAAACTATCGTGACCCGGCGACTATTCAACCCACAGAATGGGCTAACCGAGAGGATGAAGGTATATTGCTTGTGCCGAAAGCTGGCGAAATACTATACCGTCTCAGTTACGGCAATTTGTGAGACAACTAAATCATAAACGCGATAAATCGCCGTCTCTACAAGTGTTTTGGTCATTATCTGAACTGTATCGAATCATAGACTGCGATATCTACGATGGGCTACGTCTACGCAATTACAGTTTAAGATTTTACACTTCGCGCTATTCTTGATCTGATGAAACGTCAGCGAATCAGTTTATTGCAGCGAACAAAAAAGCATGGGTGGGAAATTAATTGTATTTGAAGGGGTGGAAGGCTGTGGCAAAACCAGCCAAATGCAGCTTTGTTCTGAGTGGTTGGAAAGTCTCGGTGTTTCTGTAGTGGTAACTCGTGAACCAGGGGGAACAGAGTTAGGTGTACATCTTCGCCGCTTGCTACTAGAAAAGTCAGAAGATAAACCAGTTGCAGAAGTGACAGAACTCTTATTGTATGCTGCTGACCGATCGCAACATGTTGAACAAGAACTTAAACCAAATCTCGCAGTTGGGAAATATATTTTATGCGATCGCTACACTGACTCTACCATTGCCTACCAAGGATATGGTCGCGGTCTGAATATCAGTTTAATCAATCAGCTTAATAATATTGCCACTGGTGGTTTAGAAAGCGACTTAACTATTTGGCTAGATGTTGATGTCGAAGTCGGACTTTCCCGCAAACTCTCAGACCAAGTAGGACTAGACCGTATTGAACAAGAAACAATCGCTTTTCATCGCCGCGTTCAGCAAGGATACGCACATTTAGCAGCATCCCATCCCTCACGAATTGTTCGGGTAGATGGCAGCTTGAGTAAAGAAGCTGTACAACAGGTAATTCAAGGAATTTTGCGCGTACAGCTAGCTGTACTTGGCGATTTAGGACAAAATTGAAGAAGAACAGGACTTACGCAAACAATAGCCGAAACCCTATTTTCAGGTAGGGGCAATTCATGTAGACGCGAACGCGAGTGCGTCTCCAAGAGTTGCGGCTTCCCGCAGGGTATTGCCCCTACCGCGTGTACTTTTGCGTAAGTCCTAAAGAATTCAGAAGAACGATCGCAGTTCATGACCATACTAAGATTTGCGATCGCTCTCAGCGCTACTCAACATAGTAGCTGATGAACGATCGCAGTTCATGACCATACTAAGATTTGCGATCGCCACTCATAAGTATTTGCCCGTATATTAATGTATTAAATATTGTAACGTGAAGTATTCTTACTCTAAGATGTTAAATTTATACCCTCTGGATCAGCCTCTTCAACCCATAGCAGGAGTATCACTTTCCATTCAGCGCCTACGATAAAGAACAAAGAAATAAAATTGCAATATATCTGCCTTTTAAGTTATGGACTGGAAGTACAGGTGGAAAAATGGCTATCGACCAAGCCGAGATGAAGCGGCAAAAAACCCTCACTTATTAGATGAGAATCAGTTCGAGAACGAGCAAGACCGAAAGCTGGCGGAAGATTCTGCAAGGAAGCATTTGGGCGTGCCTGCACCAACCTTAGATGAAGATAAGTCAATACTACCTCATGCTGTTTCGCCTGATGAAAATGTTTGATACTAAGATATAGGTATTTTTTGCCTATATACGCTCCGCACCATTATAAAGTTAGACAAAATGCAGATTTATCCACTTTTCAATCGATTAAACAGTCGGAAATTCGCTAAGTTACTCACTCAAACAGTAGCTTTAGGCGTAGGTGCTATTGTTCTATTCTCAACCACTAATGCTAATGCTGCCGAGCAAGTTATTTTAAAGTATGGTACTTTTCAGGGGCAAATATCTGTTGAAGAATTAAGTCAGTTTACAGAGACAGGCAAGACTACCCCGACATTAACAGCTTATTTACAGGCAGCCAAACAAGATCCTGCATTAGCTCGTAAGGCACTGAAAGCACCAATCAAAGCCGATCCTGGGTTTTTAGATAGCTTACTATCTAGTTGGGCTGGGCCAATTTTAGTAAACCAAATTGGTGAGGTAGTTCATCCTCCCGCAGGACAACTAGATCAACAAGCGTTGCGAAGCGCTTTAAGTGCATCTATTAAACAAAATGGTCAAGTTACACTACTTGGAGCCATTCAGAATTATCCAAATACTTCTGTTGAACTTGAAGGCGATCGCCTCATCTCTGTTTATGAGCGTCTAAGCAGGCTTGCAGAACTTTTGTAAGTTAATACCGGCGAGTCTACCTATGGGTTATACCCTATGACTAAAAAATTCCCTAACCTAAATTTAGAGTTTAATCTGAGCAGAGGGAAAAAATTTCTATGACAACCGATATTTCTAGAGATACTAAGAAGGATATTAATGGATCGCTGATAACTGGTATTCTCCTGAGTATTTTAGGGGTGATTGCGATCGCAGTGCCTAACTTCACCACCCTATTCGCCGAAACTTGGATTGCCGCGATTTTGATTTTCGCCGGATTTACAAAACTAGTGTACGCCACTCAAACCCGCGA
This Nostoc sp. C052 DNA region includes the following protein-coding sequences:
- a CDS encoding alpha/beta hydrolase; the encoded protein is MQIYPLFNRLNSRKFAKLLTQTVALGVGAIVLFSTTNANAAEQVILKYGTFQGQISVEELSQFTETGKTTPTLTAYLQAAKQDPALARKALKAPIKADPGFLDSLLSSWAGPILVNQIGEVVHPPAGQLDQQALRSALSASIKQNGQVTLLGAIQNYPNTSVELEGDRLISVYERLSRLAELL
- a CDS encoding bromodomain-containing protein; protein product: MDWKYRWKNGYRPSRDEAAKNPHLLDENQFENEQDRKLAEDSARKHLGVPAPTLDEDKSILPHAVSPDENV
- a CDS encoding lactate racemase domain-containing protein, encoding MYSLAVNKGTLSDEQVSGLVHQALADPKLDGQRILVLIPDSTRTAPIPQMFRLLYQELNKRVAALDFLIALGTHNPMSEEQINHLVGVTPEERKTTFRKIHIFNHLWNEPDTFISCGVISADEIAEISSGMLHQSVDVRINKLVTKYDLIVICGPVFPHEVVGFSGGNKYFFPGIGGQEVINLSHWLGALITCYEIIGTLGITPVRRLINRAANLISTPKLCLAMVVAPKTNQLAGLYIDEPESAWEVASKLSAKLHIKYVDRPFKQVLSVMPQMYDDIWTAAKGMYKLEPVVANGGEVIIYAPHITEFSYTHGEILSEIGYHVRDYFLKQWHKFQDYPAGVLAHSTHLKGMGTFDPIKGEQARIRVTLATGISAERCAAHNLNYRDPATIQPTEWANREDEGILLVPKAGEILYRLSYGNL
- the tmk gene encoding dTMP kinase, with translation MGGKLIVFEGVEGCGKTSQMQLCSEWLESLGVSVVVTREPGGTELGVHLRRLLLEKSEDKPVAEVTELLLYAADRSQHVEQELKPNLAVGKYILCDRYTDSTIAYQGYGRGLNISLINQLNNIATGGLESDLTIWLDVDVEVGLSRKLSDQVGLDRIEQETIAFHRRVQQGYAHLAASHPSRIVRVDGSLSKEAVQQVIQGILRVQLAVLGDLGQN
- the uxaC gene encoding glucuronate isomerase, with translation MLTKKPSLSPDRCFSPEPLQRRLAHQFFDSISALPLVCPHGHVDPALLANPAARFGSPTELLIIPDHYLLRMLYSRGVSLQALGIPTNDGSSVETDHRKIWQLFADHFYLFQATPSGLWLKEELTNVFGVDEPLNSRNARYIYDCLEGLLALPEFSPRALFKRFNIEVLCTTDAASDNLENQRSLHEEGFTQIRPTFRPDAVVNLDAPGWRENLSKLESTIGREINTYANFVQALEERRAFFKRMGATATDQGAATPYTTRLSEQEAEAIFARALTGKLNPGDVENFTGHIFMEMARMSVEDGLVMQMHCGVMRNHNPALFERFGADKGADIPVKIEWTQNLRPLLSAYGNDPRFHLIIFGMDESAYSREMAPLAGHYPTVLLGPPWWFHDSVNGMERYFNQVMETAGIYNTAGFNDDTRAFVSIPARHNVWRRVACNWLAGLVARGLVEEEEGYEMARALAYDLAKVAYKFEGN
- a CDS encoding SDR family oxidoreductase — its product is MILSKLFSLKERVAVVTGGSGVLGGAMAKGLALAGARVVVLGRNEARAGAMVAEITANGGESIAVVADVSDRSQLEMARDVIIQRWGEIDILVNMAGGNIPAATITADATIFDMPHTAFEEVVSLNLVGTLLPCQVFGQAMVERSQPYGCIVNISSMSAIRVISRVVGYSAAKAGIDNFTRWLAVELAQKYGDGMRVNAIAPGFFIGEQNRDLLLNSDGSLTVRGQKIIDHTPAGRFGKPDELLSTLIWLCSAGSSFVNGVVVPVDGGFSIYSGV